In Palaemon carinicauda isolate YSFRI2023 unplaced genomic scaffold, ASM3689809v2 scaffold427, whole genome shotgun sequence, a single genomic region encodes these proteins:
- the LOC137636883 gene encoding uncharacterized protein yields the protein MREVPSKGGMPSKGGMPSKRGSPTREGTLQKQGSPRDGALQERSGLQGGWSSKGSLVLGPGEPFWAGVQQVGNQNTVKSWARGSHSGMRHKRWETRTRSSAGPGEVIQGCDTAGGKPEHGQELGPGKSFRDATQQVGNQNTVKSWARGSHSGMRHSRWETRTRSRAGPGEVIQGCDTAGGKPEHGQELGPGKSFRDATQQVGNQNTVKSWARGSHSGMRHSRWETRTRSRAGPGEVIQGCDTAGGKPEHVLALGPGKSFRDATQQVGNQNTVKSWARGSHSGMRHSRWETRTRSRAGPGEVIQGCDTAGGKPEHGQELGPGKSFRDATQQVGNQNTVKSWARGSHSGMRHSRWETRTRSRAGPGEVIQGCDTAGGKPEHGQELGPGKSFRDATQQVGNQNTVKSWTRGSHSGMRHNRWETRTRSRARPGEVIQGCDTKGGKPEHVLALGPGMPFMTEVQQVRNLKTVKCWAQGSHSGLK from the exons ATGAGAGAAGTGCCCTCCAAGGGAGGAATGCCCTCCAAGGGAGGAATGCCTTCCAAGAGAGGGAGCCCTACAAGAGAGGGGACCCTCCAAAAGCAGGGTTCTCCAAGAGACGGGGCCCTCCAAGAGAGGAGTGGCCTCCAGGGAGGGTGGTCCTCCAAAGGAAG TCTAGTGCTGGGACCTGGAGAGCCATTCTGGGCTGGGGTGCAACAGGTGGGAAACCAGAACACGGTCAAGAGCTGGGCCCGGGGAAGTCATTCAGGGATGCGACACAAAAGGTGGGAAACCAGAACACGTTCTAGCGCTGGGCCCGGGGAAGTCATTCAGGGATGCGACACAGCAGGTGGGAAACCAGAACACGGTCAAGAGCTGGGCCCGGGGAAGTCATTCAGGGATGCGACACAGCAGGTGGGAAACCAGAACACGGTCAAGAGCTGGGCCCGGGGAAGTCATTCAGGGATGCGACACAGCAGGTGGGAAACCAGAACACGGTCAAGAGCTGGGCCCGGGGAAGTCATTCAGGGATGCGACACAGCAGGTGGGAAACCAGAACACGGTCAAGAGCTGGGCCCGGGGAAGTCATTCAGGGATGCGACACAGCAGGTGGGAAACCAGAACACGGTCAAGAGCTGGGCCCGGGGAAGTCATTCAGGGATGCGACACAGCAGGTGGGAAACCAGAACACGGTCAAGAGCTGGGCCCGGGGAAGTCATTCAGGGATGCGACACAGCAGGTGGGAAACCAGAACACGTTCTAGCGCTGGGCCCGGGGAAGTCATTCAGGGATGCGACACAGCAGGTGGGAAACCAGAACACGGTCAAGAGCTGGGCCCGGGGAAGTCATTCAGGGATGCGACACAGCAGGTGGGAAACCAGAACACGGTCAAGAGCTGGGCCCGGGGAAGTCATTCAGGGATGCGACACAGCAGGTGGGAAACCAGAACACGGTCAAGAGCTGGGCCCGGGGAAGTCATTCAGGGATGCGACACAGCAGGTGGGAAACCAGAACACGGTCAAGAGCTGGGCCCGGGGAAGTCATTCAGGGATGCGACACAGCAGGTGGGAAACCAGAACACGGTCAAGAGCTGGGCCCGGGGAAGTCATTCAGGGATGCGACACAGCAGGTGGGAAACCAGAACACGGTCAAGAGCTGGGCCCGGGGAAGTCATTCAGGGATGCGACACAACAGGTGGGAAACCAGAACACGGTCAAGAGCTGGACCCGGGGAAGTCATTCAGGGATGCGACACAACAGGTGGGAAACCAGAACACGGTCAAGAGCTAGGCCCGGGGAAGTCATTCAGGGATGCGACACAAAAGGTGGGAAACCAGAACACGTTCTAGCGCTGGGCCCGGGGATGCCATTCATGACTGAGGTGCAACAGGTGAGAAACCTGAAGACGGTCAAGTGCTGGGCCCAGGGAAGCCATTCAGGGCTGAAATGA